Proteins from a single region of Terriglobales bacterium:
- a CDS encoding FmdB family zinc ribbon protein codes for MPLYEFECEKCHHRFEKIQSVSAPDPECPKCGSKVERLLHAPAVQFKGSGWYVTDYAKSGSKADSKSGDKAASSSSESKSESKTESKPETKSKPSKE; via the coding sequence GTGCCTCTTTACGAGTTCGAGTGCGAGAAATGCCATCATCGGTTTGAGAAGATCCAGAGCGTTTCTGCGCCTGATCCGGAGTGTCCCAAATGCGGAAGCAAAGTCGAGCGGCTTCTGCATGCGCCTGCCGTGCAATTCAAGGGCAGCGGATGGTATGTGACCGACTACGCCAAATCGGGAAGCAAGGCCGATTCGAAGTCGGGCGATAAAGCCGCGAGTTCCAGCAGCGAGTCGAAATCGGAAAGCAAAACCGAGAGCAAGCCTGAGACGAAGAGCAAGCCGTCAAAAGAATAG
- a CDS encoding MoaD/ThiS family protein, giving the protein MIRVELPSHLRTLAKINGEVRLEVPAPVTQRAVLDALEAQYPALRGTIRDHDTLKRRAFLRFFACEEDLSHESPDAPLPEAVASGKEPFLIIGAVAGG; this is encoded by the coding sequence ATGATCCGCGTAGAACTCCCCTCGCACCTGCGCACACTCGCCAAAATAAACGGCGAGGTACGCCTCGAAGTGCCTGCTCCTGTCACGCAGCGCGCAGTGCTGGACGCTCTCGAAGCTCAGTATCCTGCGCTGCGTGGCACAATTCGTGACCACGATACTCTGAAGCGGCGCGCATTCTTGCGTTTCTTCGCGTGCGAGGAGGATTTATCGCACGAATCTCCAGACGCGCCACTGCCCGAGGCAGTCGCGTCAGGGAAGGAGCCGTTCTTGATTATCGGGGCGGTGGCGGGAGGATGA
- a CDS encoding exo-alpha-sialidase: MSKVRVLVGTKKGAFILSSDGKRQNWDVSGPHFAGWEIYHMKGSPVDPNRIYVSQTSGWFGQIIQRSDDGGKTWSAPGGGVETGPDGFPKGQSNKFVYDTSNKGKPLTTHQWYDGTQHPWEFKRVWHLEPSLKDADTVYAGVEDAALFQSKDGGHSWQELPGLRGHGTGPKWQPGAGGMCLHTIILDPKNPGRIYIAISAAGAFRTDDGGETWKPINRGLHSQYIPDPRAEIGHCVHHIAMHPSRPNTLFMQKHWDVMRSDDGGDNWTEVSGNLPTDFGFVIDVHAHEPETIYVVPIKSDGEHYVHEGKLRVYRSRKGGNEWEALTKGLPQKDCYVNVLRDAMAVDSLDKCGVYFGTTGGQVYASADAGDSWMPIVRDLPAVLSVEVQTLS, translated from the coding sequence ATGAGCAAAGTACGAGTGCTGGTGGGAACAAAGAAAGGCGCATTCATTCTTTCGTCAGACGGCAAGCGGCAGAACTGGGACGTAAGCGGTCCGCATTTCGCGGGATGGGAGATCTATCACATGAAGGGTTCTCCCGTTGACCCGAATCGGATCTATGTATCGCAGACGAGCGGCTGGTTCGGCCAAATCATCCAACGTTCCGATGACGGCGGCAAAACATGGTCTGCGCCTGGCGGTGGGGTTGAGACCGGTCCCGATGGATTTCCAAAAGGGCAGAGCAACAAATTCGTCTACGACACTTCGAACAAGGGCAAGCCGCTGACGACGCACCAGTGGTACGACGGCACGCAGCATCCGTGGGAGTTCAAGCGCGTTTGGCACCTCGAGCCTTCGCTCAAAGACGCCGATACCGTCTACGCCGGTGTAGAAGACGCGGCGCTCTTCCAATCGAAAGACGGCGGACACAGCTGGCAGGAGCTTCCCGGCCTGCGCGGTCACGGAACCGGACCAAAATGGCAACCCGGCGCCGGCGGCATGTGTCTGCACACCATCATCCTTGATCCCAAGAATCCTGGCCGAATCTACATTGCCATTTCCGCCGCAGGCGCATTCCGCACCGACGATGGTGGTGAAACCTGGAAGCCGATCAATCGCGGACTGCACTCGCAATACATCCCGGATCCGCGCGCCGAAATCGGACACTGCGTACACCACATCGCCATGCATCCATCGCGTCCGAACACGCTCTTCATGCAGAAGCATTGGGACGTGATGCGCAGCGACGATGGCGGCGATAACTGGACGGAAGTGAGCGGCAATCTGCCCACGGACTTTGGCTTCGTGATCGACGTTCATGCGCACGAGCCGGAAACAATCTACGTCGTGCCGATCAAGAGCGATGGAGAACACTACGTCCACGAAGGCAAGCTGCGCGTCTATCGCAGCCGCAAGGGTGGCAACGAATGGGAGGCGCTCACCAAAGGCTTGCCGCAGAAGGATTGTTATGTCAACGTACTGCGCGACGCCATGGCCGTCGATTCGCTCGACAAATGCGGCGTCTACTTCGGGACCACCGGAGGCCAGGTCTATGCCTCCGCCGACGCTGGAGACTCATGGATGCCGATCGTACGCGATCTTCCCGCCGTGCTCTCGGTAGAGGTACAGACGCTGTCATGA
- a CDS encoding DoxX family protein, producing MSQAGTQTAVATSSKTLWAGRIISGLPILFLLADAVGKLWRPLPAAVVEGTTKVGWSVSAIPLIGATLLVSVILYAIPRTSVLGAILLTGYLGGAVATNARVGNPLFGYILTPVYVGIFVWGGLFFRDPRVRALIPWKD from the coding sequence ATGTCTCAAGCAGGCACGCAGACCGCAGTAGCCACGTCCAGCAAGACGCTTTGGGCAGGACGCATTATCAGTGGGCTCCCTATTCTGTTTCTGTTGGCCGACGCTGTGGGAAAGCTCTGGCGTCCACTGCCGGCTGCAGTAGTCGAGGGCACGACCAAGGTTGGCTGGTCAGTAAGCGCGATTCCGCTAATCGGCGCCACGCTGCTGGTCAGCGTAATTTTGTACGCGATTCCGAGAACGTCTGTTTTAGGTGCGATCCTGCTGACGGGCTATCTCGGCGGCGCGGTGGCAACAAATGCACGCGTCGGCAATCCGCTGTTCGGCTACATTCTCACGCCGGTGTACGTAGGAATCTTCGTATGGGGTGGACTCTTCTTCCGCGACCCGCGCGTGCGCGCGCTGATTCCGTGGAAGGACTAG
- a CDS encoding carboxypeptidase-like regulatory domain-containing protein — MANRLPWLVVLLGAALPVCAAGPGSITGTVKSAEGIPQMGALVEIFAAGALQPSIAFTSQAGTYQAANLAPGSYRVKVTAASFLPSLVENVIVRSGGRAVINVTLSTLAEALRLIPARQTSPLDQDDWKWILRSAAQRPILRFDDQQGFVLATSATETHDPHAVTGRVAFVAGSQADGFGSAPDYGTSFNVQQPLFASDSISFTGRVGDGNGQPAGVIRTTYKHEFANGDTPTFAVTLRRTAPSGTSITNALNSVAFTFSNTTRVADLIDLSYGSEVQDVQFIRHISGMRPFATAGLHLGKDTLVEYRYATAEPSSPFDRALDNGDGSSVPVPRISVVAFAPALERDRHQEVAVSRKHGDTKFQAAVFFDRVSNIALTGSGDVSSIASDVIPDVSSDTFTLNGGNLETHGIRVVAEHSFSPELTALLDYAYGGAVTAPDASANGSWDDLRHELRVEDAHAVTAKLNGSVPETGTRWSASYKWTSTSAVTPVDLFNASPGQADPYFSIVIRQPLPGGAFFPGHIEALLDVRNLLAQGYRPFLSPDGRTLYLVQSARALRGGLAFTF, encoded by the coding sequence ATGGCAAACCGGCTCCCGTGGTTGGTTGTGCTGTTAGGCGCAGCGCTACCGGTGTGCGCTGCCGGCCCTGGCTCCATCACCGGCACCGTGAAGAGTGCCGAAGGCATTCCCCAAATGGGAGCGCTGGTCGAGATCTTCGCCGCCGGCGCGCTGCAGCCTTCGATTGCCTTCACCAGCCAGGCCGGTACGTATCAGGCTGCTAATCTCGCGCCAGGCAGCTATCGCGTGAAGGTCACCGCCGCCTCGTTCCTTCCTTCCCTGGTGGAAAACGTGATTGTCCGCTCCGGCGGTCGCGCGGTCATCAATGTGACTCTCAGCACGCTGGCCGAAGCGCTTCGCCTGATTCCTGCTCGCCAAACATCTCCTCTCGACCAGGACGATTGGAAATGGATTCTGCGCTCCGCGGCACAGCGTCCAATCCTGCGCTTCGACGACCAGCAGGGATTCGTTCTCGCCACCTCGGCGACCGAGACTCACGACCCGCACGCAGTCACTGGACGGGTGGCCTTCGTGGCCGGCTCACAAGCCGATGGCTTCGGCAGCGCTCCTGATTACGGAACGAGCTTCAACGTGCAGCAGCCGCTGTTCGCGTCCGACAGCATCTCGTTCACTGGTCGCGTAGGCGACGGGAACGGCCAGCCCGCAGGCGTGATTCGCACCACTTACAAGCACGAGTTCGCAAACGGCGACACACCTACTTTTGCCGTCACTCTGCGGCGCACTGCTCCCTCCGGCACCTCGATTACGAACGCGCTGAATTCTGTAGCGTTCACCTTCTCGAACACCACGCGAGTGGCCGATCTGATCGATTTGAGCTATGGCAGCGAAGTGCAGGATGTTCAGTTCATCCGGCACATCAGCGGCATGCGTCCGTTCGCCACCGCCGGACTGCATCTTGGCAAAGACACACTAGTGGAATATCGCTACGCGACGGCAGAGCCCTCCAGCCCATTCGATCGCGCGCTCGATAACGGCGACGGCTCTTCAGTTCCCGTTCCCAGAATTTCCGTGGTGGCCTTTGCTCCGGCGTTGGAGCGCGATCGCCATCAGGAAGTGGCGGTCTCACGCAAGCACGGCGACACCAAGTTCCAGGCGGCCGTCTTCTTCGATCGCGTCTCGAACATCGCGCTAACCGGCTCGGGCGACGTTTCGTCGATTGCCTCCGACGTAATTCCCGATGTCTCGTCAGATACCTTTACGCTCAATGGGGGCAATCTCGAGACCCACGGCATTCGAGTAGTGGCCGAGCACAGCTTCTCTCCGGAGCTGACCGCGCTGCTCGATTACGCTTATGGCGGCGCCGTCACAGCTCCTGACGCCTCTGCGAACGGCTCCTGGGACGATCTTCGCCATGAGCTGCGCGTCGAGGATGCCCATGCCGTTACGGCGAAGCTGAATGGCAGCGTTCCCGAAACAGGAACACGCTGGTCGGCGTCGTACAAGTGGACGAGCACCAGCGCAGTCACACCCGTCGATCTCTTTAACGCGTCGCCCGGTCAAGCCGATCCTTACTTCAGCATCGTTATCCGCCAGCCGCTTCCCGGGGGCGCCTTCTTCCCCGGCCACATTGAAGCACTCCTCGATGTACGTAACCTCCTTGCTCAAGGGTACCGTCCGTTTTTGAGTCCCGACGGTCGCACGCTGTACCTGGTGCAATCGGCCAGGGCCTTGCGCGGTGGTTTGGCGTTCACGTTCTGA
- a CDS encoding GWxTD domain-containing protein, whose product MSSSLLRRFSSAVLFSTLMAVPVLMTAQTSADVSTDKSSATPKADAKAGSQDPNSPDVDKRNRPLTDKEKKEREKAFKKEVGAVYKKWLDEDVRYIITDEEKAAFKQLSNDEERDNFIEAFWARRDPTPDTVENEFKEEHYARIAYANEHFAAGIPGWKTDRGRIYIMYGKPDEIDSHPSGGTYERPMEEGGGETSTYPFEDWRYRYLEGIGQEVIIEFVDTCMCGDYHMTIDRSEKDALKYVPGAGLTLYEQMGLANKADRFTGGLEQLGAGPFNQDLQSKQFDRLEQFAKLNRPPAVKFKDLEEVVTSKVRYNLLPFEVRADFVRVTGDTVLVPIMLQVKKKNVTYLNKDGIERGTINVFGRVTTLTGRIAQTFEDTLQDDQPPELLPKVLESSDVYSKAIPLRPGRYRFDIVVKDVNGDRMGTWSRGIVVPDMSDDKGLTSSTLILADVMEKVPSKQVGTGEFVIGSTKVRPRMDGADGTPAKFKRDQKLNFWMQVYNLGINDQSKKSSAQFEYDIVNTTTRKPVLHAVETTDQIGNTGDQVTLEKSMSLASLEPGTYELTVKVNDNISKQSIAPTAKFLVQ is encoded by the coding sequence ATGTCTTCCTCACTTCTTCGTCGCTTCTCGTCTGCTGTTCTCTTTTCAACGCTGATGGCGGTTCCGGTCCTGATGACGGCGCAGACATCTGCAGATGTCTCCACGGACAAATCGTCGGCCACACCAAAGGCTGACGCCAAAGCCGGCTCGCAGGATCCCAACTCTCCCGATGTCGACAAGCGCAATCGGCCTCTCACGGACAAAGAAAAGAAAGAGCGCGAAAAGGCGTTCAAGAAAGAAGTTGGCGCAGTCTATAAGAAGTGGCTGGACGAAGATGTTCGCTACATCATCACCGACGAAGAGAAAGCTGCATTCAAGCAGTTATCGAACGATGAAGAGCGCGACAACTTCATCGAGGCTTTCTGGGCGCGCCGCGATCCTACGCCTGACACCGTCGAAAACGAATTCAAAGAAGAGCACTACGCGCGCATAGCCTACGCGAACGAGCATTTCGCTGCCGGCATTCCCGGATGGAAGACCGATCGCGGCCGCATTTACATCATGTACGGCAAGCCGGACGAGATCGATTCGCATCCGAGCGGCGGCACCTATGAGCGTCCGATGGAAGAAGGCGGCGGCGAGACCTCAACCTATCCTTTCGAGGATTGGCGGTATCGCTATCTTGAGGGCATCGGACAGGAAGTGATTATCGAGTTCGTCGATACGTGCATGTGCGGCGACTATCACATGACGATCGATCGCTCGGAAAAAGACGCGCTGAAGTACGTTCCCGGAGCGGGACTCACGCTGTACGAGCAGATGGGACTCGCCAACAAAGCGGATCGTTTCACCGGCGGCTTGGAGCAATTGGGCGCCGGTCCGTTCAATCAGGATTTGCAGAGCAAGCAGTTCGATCGCCTCGAGCAGTTCGCGAAGTTGAACCGTCCGCCGGCGGTTAAGTTCAAGGACCTCGAAGAAGTTGTTACCTCGAAAGTCCGTTACAACCTGCTTCCATTCGAGGTGCGCGCTGACTTCGTGCGCGTGACCGGCGACACTGTGCTGGTTCCGATCATGCTGCAGGTGAAAAAGAAGAACGTCACGTATCTCAATAAGGACGGCATTGAGCGAGGCACGATAAATGTTTTCGGTCGCGTCACGACGCTCACTGGGCGCATTGCACAGACCTTCGAAGACACCCTTCAGGACGACCAACCGCCAGAGCTGCTGCCGAAGGTGCTTGAGAGCTCAGATGTGTACTCGAAAGCGATCCCGTTGCGTCCTGGTCGTTATCGCTTCGACATCGTCGTGAAGGACGTGAATGGCGATCGCATGGGCACCTGGTCTCGCGGCATCGTTGTTCCCGACATGAGCGACGACAAGGGTCTCACTTCTTCAACGCTCATCCTTGCTGACGTAATGGAGAAGGTTCCGTCGAAGCAGGTGGGTACGGGAGAGTTCGTGATCGGTTCCACCAAGGTTCGTCCGCGCATGGATGGCGCCGATGGTACTCCGGCGAAGTTCAAGCGGGATCAGAAGCTCAATTTCTGGATGCAGGTATACAATCTCGGGATCAACGATCAGAGCAAGAAGTCGTCGGCGCAGTTTGAGTACGACATCGTCAACACGACGACCAGGAAACCTGTGCTGCATGCTGTAGAAACAACCGATCAGATCGGCAACACCGGAGACCAGGTGACACTCGAGAAGAGCATGTCCCTGGCGAGTCTCGAACCGGGAACGTACGAGCTGACGGTAAAGGTGAACGACAATATCTCCAAGCAGTCGATTGCCCCCACTGCAAAGTTCCTCGTCCAGTAG
- a CDS encoding efflux RND transporter periplasmic adaptor subunit translates to MAETRTIDLPLTDTRSTVGSTHSPAPERKPRSNTKKIVIAIVALVVLAGLVALSVRSSQSNVPSVTTSKVTHEDLSSVVTGSGEIKAKTYVNIGAQGFGKITKLYVKEGDTVKKGQKLAQLENVQSAADVNAQRANIETAQMDLDASNAAIETGIADIARDKADLEQKTLDFNRAKQLYQSQLIAKSDFDAKKAAYDVSAATLKESEAKLAQMKAQKASSSGRVTQANATLHKLTDILGKTEYIAPFDGIVTNLPVREGETVVVGIQNSPGSTLMTLADMSVVTAEVRVDETDIVNVKLGQPADVTIDAMPDETFKGHVTEIGDQALVRSSGVATSQTTAGTQEAKDFKVVITLDNPPANLRPGFSTTAKITTASKSNVMAIPIQALTVRTQGELDAQRAALTKKKAPAQASPSAAPDSKSKKEVQGVFVVDKSTKKVDFKPVETGIQGATDVEVTKGLSDGQEIVTGSYKILRTLKVGAKVKVDNTVAKKDDNS, encoded by the coding sequence ATGGCCGAAACCCGCACGATTGACCTACCACTTACAGACACCCGCTCGACGGTGGGATCAACTCACAGCCCTGCTCCGGAGCGCAAGCCTCGCAGCAACACCAAGAAGATCGTCATCGCGATTGTGGCGTTGGTTGTGCTCGCAGGACTGGTAGCGCTCAGCGTCCGCAGCAGCCAGAGCAATGTGCCCAGCGTGACTACCTCCAAAGTCACGCATGAGGACCTCTCCAGCGTGGTGACCGGCTCGGGCGAGATCAAGGCCAAGACATACGTCAACATCGGTGCACAGGGCTTTGGCAAGATCACCAAGCTCTACGTGAAAGAAGGCGACACGGTTAAGAAGGGCCAGAAACTGGCGCAGCTCGAAAACGTGCAGAGTGCTGCCGATGTAAACGCGCAGCGCGCCAACATCGAGACGGCGCAGATGGATTTGGACGCCTCGAATGCTGCTATCGAGACCGGCATCGCCGACATCGCCCGCGACAAAGCTGACCTTGAGCAGAAGACGCTGGACTTCAACCGCGCCAAGCAGCTCTACCAGAGCCAGCTTATCGCGAAGTCTGACTTCGACGCCAAGAAGGCTGCCTACGACGTTTCCGCTGCAACTCTGAAGGAATCGGAAGCCAAGCTAGCGCAGATGAAGGCGCAGAAGGCTTCGAGTTCCGGTCGCGTGACGCAAGCCAACGCCACCCTGCACAAGCTCACAGATATTCTTGGCAAGACCGAGTACATTGCTCCGTTCGATGGGATAGTGACGAATCTTCCCGTGCGCGAAGGGGAAACCGTCGTGGTCGGCATTCAAAATTCTCCCGGCAGCACGCTTATGACGCTTGCGGACATGTCGGTAGTGACCGCCGAAGTGCGGGTGGACGAGACTGACATCGTGAACGTCAAGTTAGGCCAGCCCGCTGACGTGACCATCGATGCAATGCCGGATGAGACTTTCAAAGGTCATGTCACAGAGATCGGCGACCAGGCGTTGGTGCGATCTTCTGGTGTAGCTACTTCGCAAACCACGGCAGGCACGCAGGAAGCGAAGGATTTCAAGGTCGTAATCACGCTGGATAATCCGCCGGCGAACCTGCGTCCAGGCTTCTCGACTACAGCCAAGATCACGACAGCGAGCAAGAGCAACGTGATGGCAATCCCGATTCAGGCTTTGACCGTCCGCACGCAGGGTGAATTGGATGCGCAGCGCGCAGCTCTGACAAAGAAGAAAGCGCCAGCACAAGCCTCGCCATCGGCCGCTCCGGACTCTAAGAGCAAGAAGGAAGTTCAGGGCGTCTTCGTGGTCGACAAGAGCACGAAGAAAGTCGATTTCAAGCCTGTGGAGACCGGGATCCAAGGCGCGACGGATGTTGAAGTCACGAAGGGACTCAGCGATGGTCAGGAGATCGTGACCGGCAGCTACAAGATCTTGCGCACGCTGAAAGTCGGCGCCAAGGTCAAAGTCGATAACACGGTCGCGAAGAAGGACGACAACTCCTAG
- a CDS encoding ABC transporter ATP-binding protein: MEPISTRPATSTIIKVDDLWKTYDMGSEQQVHALRGVNIDIKRNEYVAIMGPSGSGKSTLMNLIGCLDSPSKGQYWLNGHLVSELDDDELARIRNKEIGFVFQTFNLLARATALHNVELPLIYNGTHSEERIRRAKEALRKVDLESRMMHKPNELSGGQRQRVAIARALVNNPSIILADEPTGNLDSQTGNEIMALFDHLHSQGNTIVLVTHEHDIAEYAHRVIYIRDGVIADDRKTGRKV; the protein is encoded by the coding sequence ATGGAACCGATTAGCACTCGGCCTGCAACCTCCACCATCATCAAAGTAGACGATCTGTGGAAGACCTACGACATGGGTTCTGAACAGCAGGTCCACGCGTTGCGCGGGGTCAACATCGACATCAAGCGCAACGAATACGTCGCCATCATGGGTCCTTCCGGTTCCGGGAAATCGACGCTGATGAATCTGATCGGCTGTCTCGATAGTCCCAGCAAAGGGCAATACTGGCTGAACGGACACCTCGTCAGCGAGCTCGACGACGACGAGCTTGCCCGAATCAGGAATAAAGAAATCGGATTCGTCTTCCAGACCTTCAACTTGCTGGCTCGCGCGACGGCGCTGCACAACGTCGAGCTGCCGCTGATCTACAACGGAACGCATTCGGAAGAGCGGATTCGCCGCGCGAAGGAAGCGCTGCGCAAAGTCGATCTTGAATCGCGGATGATGCACAAGCCCAACGAGCTCTCCGGAGGTCAGCGCCAGAGAGTCGCGATCGCACGCGCGCTGGTGAACAATCCTTCCATCATCCTTGCCGACGAGCCCACGGGAAACCTCGATTCCCAAACTGGAAACGAGATCATGGCTCTTTTCGATCACCTGCACTCGCAGGGCAACACGATCGTTCTGGTCACCCATGAGCACGACATAGCCGAGTACGCGCATCGCGTAATCTACATCCGCGACGGCGTGATCGCCGACGACCGCAAGACGGGCCGTAAGGTCTAG
- the waaC gene encoding lipopolysaccharide heptosyltransferase I translates to MRVLIVRLSAMGDIIHAMPAVAGLRRAFPDLEIDWAIEERWAPLMTSLQTTPSALSPEQPLANVVHKVHMRRWRKSPLSSSTVSELRELRSSLRMIHYDHVIDLQGAIRSALVARATGAKVIAGAADPRELPARWFYNVKAHTPARHVVDQAAEIVSAAVGITIPPEPPPFPISSEAEGWTDRLLADLSPRFALINPGAGWGAKCWPAERYSALVRMLGKHGVQSLVNAGPGELDLAKAVSGGDESLARTVECSIPQLIALTRRAALSLGGDTGPVHLASALGIPVVAIFGPTDPARNGPYGGRYKVLRSPQSKRDHSRHREPEAGLLNITVEQVMEAALSLLGVTT, encoded by the coding sequence ATGAGAGTCCTCATTGTTCGCCTCAGCGCAATGGGCGACATTATTCATGCCATGCCGGCGGTCGCTGGACTGCGCCGCGCGTTTCCCGATCTGGAAATCGACTGGGCCATCGAAGAGCGTTGGGCGCCGCTGATGACCTCTCTGCAGACAACTCCTTCGGCGCTCTCGCCGGAGCAACCGCTGGCCAACGTCGTACATAAAGTCCACATGCGACGCTGGCGAAAATCGCCGCTTTCTTCTTCAACGGTTTCCGAACTGCGGGAGCTGCGATCGTCGCTGCGAATGATTCACTACGATCATGTGATCGACTTGCAAGGAGCGATCCGCTCCGCTCTGGTGGCGCGAGCTACGGGCGCAAAAGTGATTGCAGGAGCAGCCGACCCGCGCGAGCTTCCCGCGCGCTGGTTCTATAACGTGAAGGCTCACACGCCGGCCAGGCACGTGGTCGATCAGGCTGCCGAGATCGTCTCAGCGGCAGTGGGCATAACCATCCCTCCCGAGCCGCCGCCATTTCCAATTTCGTCCGAAGCGGAAGGCTGGACCGATCGGCTGCTCGCCGATCTATCGCCTCGGTTCGCACTCATCAACCCTGGAGCAGGGTGGGGAGCCAAGTGCTGGCCTGCTGAGCGTTACTCGGCGCTCGTGCGCATGCTGGGGAAGCACGGGGTCCAGTCGCTGGTCAACGCAGGGCCGGGCGAATTGGACCTCGCCAAAGCGGTATCCGGTGGAGACGAGTCGCTCGCGCGCACTGTGGAGTGTTCGATTCCTCAGTTGATCGCGCTCACCCGAAGAGCGGCGCTTTCCCTCGGTGGGGATACGGGACCGGTACACCTGGCTTCGGCGTTGGGAATTCCAGTCGTGGCCATCTTTGGTCCCACTGATCCGGCCCGCAATGGTCCTTATGGCGGAAGATACAAAGTGCTGCGTAGTCCGCAGAGTAAACGCGACCACTCCCGACATCGTGAGCCCGAGGCGGGGCTGCTGAACATCACGGTCGAACAGGTGATGGAAGCGGCGCTCAGCCTGCTGGGAGTCACGACATGA
- a CDS encoding isoprenylcysteine carboxylmethyltransferase family protein — protein MSSQRGWQRVARRIRVPLGFAFAVIYLWLAHPSILTIVVGCIVVTAGLAVRAVASGQLKKNEALAISGPYSYTRNPLYLGSILIAVGFAIAARSAWIWLVLLVFFVAIYVPVIRSEEAFLRSKFPDFELYARRVPRILPRWSGESVTSQFSRELYLKHREYNALIGAALIMLAIAVKMLMVRNA, from the coding sequence ATGAGCTCACAACGGGGATGGCAGCGCGTCGCCCGCCGCATTCGTGTGCCGCTCGGCTTTGCGTTCGCGGTGATTTATCTGTGGCTGGCGCATCCGAGCATTCTCACGATTGTGGTCGGATGCATTGTCGTGACTGCCGGACTGGCCGTGCGCGCTGTCGCCTCAGGTCAGCTCAAAAAGAACGAGGCTCTGGCAATCTCAGGTCCGTACAGCTATACGCGCAATCCTCTCTACCTCGGCTCGATCTTGATTGCCGTTGGATTTGCGATCGCTGCTCGCTCGGCATGGATATGGCTAGTGCTGCTCGTCTTCTTTGTTGCTATCTACGTACCGGTAATCCGCAGCGAAGAAGCCTTCCTGCGTTCGAAGTTTCCCGATTTTGAACTCTATGCCCGGCGCGTCCCGCGCATTCTGCCTCGCTGGTCGGGAGAAAGCGTTACATCCCAGTTTTCGCGAGAGCTCTATCTGAAACATCGCGAGTACAATGCTCTGATAGGAGCCGCACTGATCATGCTGGCCATCGCTGTGAAAATGCTGATGGTGAGAAACGCCTGA
- a CDS encoding DUF3108 domain-containing protein translates to MAWQAPQSAKPSPSSSAPDPAPVVDSKVNPPIADYRYPEGQTFTYGVDWRLLTAGTTVVHFDTVNGERHVVVTADSTGAVALLYHVHDKLETFFNPQSNCALQLIKHTEEGFRRVETSVRYDYHAAKAILDERNIRAKNQKHEENDIPPCVTNTVSAALYVGSQPLQQGTKFRFPSSDGGKAADIEVTVEGREKVKTPSGSYSTIRVSAEALNGPQKGKGKVWIWYSDDQKRMAVQMRLRAFWGTIVFHLAQIRSGA, encoded by the coding sequence CTGGCATGGCAGGCACCGCAATCGGCCAAGCCGTCGCCGAGCAGCTCGGCTCCCGATCCCGCTCCAGTCGTCGACTCCAAAGTGAATCCGCCAATCGCGGACTATCGCTATCCTGAAGGACAAACATTCACCTATGGTGTCGATTGGCGTCTGCTGACGGCGGGAACCACAGTGGTCCATTTCGATACGGTGAATGGAGAGCGCCACGTCGTGGTGACGGCCGACTCAACCGGAGCGGTCGCGCTTCTGTATCACGTCCACGACAAGCTGGAAACGTTCTTCAATCCGCAGTCCAACTGCGCGCTGCAACTGATCAAGCACACCGAGGAAGGCTTTCGCCGGGTGGAGACCAGCGTGCGCTACGACTACCATGCGGCGAAGGCCATCCTTGACGAGCGCAATATCCGCGCCAAAAATCAGAAGCACGAAGAAAACGACATCCCGCCGTGCGTCACCAACACCGTTTCCGCCGCGCTGTATGTAGGCTCGCAGCCGCTGCAGCAAGGAACAAAATTCAGATTCCCCAGCAGCGACGGAGGCAAAGCTGCCGACATCGAAGTGACCGTCGAAGGCCGAGAGAAAGTAAAGACTCCGTCAGGCTCCTACAGCACGATTCGCGTCAGCGCAGAGGCCCTCAACGGGCCGCAAAAAGGAAAAGGTAAAGTGTGGATCTGGTACTCCGACGATCAAAAGCGCATGGCGGTGCAGATGCGCCTGCGCGCCTTCTGGGGCACGATCGTATTTCACCTCGCGCAGATCCGCAGCGGCGCTTGA